A part of Rhizobium binae genomic DNA contains:
- the trbI gene encoding IncP-type conjugal transfer protein TrbI yields MVQSLQLGAPAQADDQNGMRRLNRLPIIIAIIVVALFVGVVVIGLSLRGLSLHRGDIEGASNTPATSFGEQLKRGVTDGIIGEPEKQEVFQPTPVVEQKVEKQESVVERRPNDRQERRSTLESEEEWKARLKREQDEQYIREAQRQRMARLQARATALDSPLKVDIGDVEKASSTNDAGRQPTNAVVNSASDLYAAAMKSGLMGQNVDQNGQTSKEDFFNQDIKDLGYLPNQVVPQISPYELKRGSVIPATLITGLNSDLPGRITAQVSQNVYDSATGYRLLVPQGAKLFGRYDSKVSFGQERVLVVWTDLIFPNGSTLQIGGMAGTDAEGYGGFQNKVDRHLWRTFGSAALVAIIGAGTDMSMPESSTLATQDTASDAARRNFAASFGRVAEETISKNLNVQPTIRIRPGYKFNVLVDQDVIFHSVYSGR; encoded by the coding sequence ATGGTCCAGTCGCTCCAACTTGGCGCGCCAGCCCAGGCCGACGATCAGAATGGCATGCGCCGGCTCAACCGCCTGCCGATCATCATCGCCATCATCGTCGTCGCTCTGTTCGTCGGCGTCGTCGTGATCGGCCTGTCGCTGCGGGGGCTGTCCCTCCATCGCGGCGACATCGAGGGGGCTTCCAACACCCCTGCGACCAGCTTCGGCGAACAGCTCAAGCGGGGCGTAACCGACGGCATCATCGGCGAGCCGGAGAAGCAGGAGGTGTTTCAACCGACCCCTGTCGTCGAGCAGAAGGTCGAGAAACAGGAATCTGTTGTTGAACGCCGGCCGAATGACCGACAGGAGAGACGCTCGACGCTCGAATCCGAGGAGGAGTGGAAGGCTCGGCTGAAGCGGGAGCAGGACGAGCAGTATATCCGGGAAGCGCAGCGCCAGCGGATGGCTCGCCTCCAGGCTCGCGCTACAGCGCTGGATTCGCCGCTAAAGGTAGACATCGGAGATGTCGAGAAGGCAAGCTCCACCAATGACGCCGGCCGCCAGCCGACAAATGCCGTCGTGAACAGTGCGTCGGACCTTTATGCCGCCGCCATGAAATCCGGGCTGATGGGCCAAAACGTCGATCAAAACGGACAAACGTCAAAGGAGGATTTCTTCAATCAGGACATCAAGGATCTTGGCTACCTGCCTAACCAGGTCGTGCCGCAGATATCACCGTATGAACTGAAGCGCGGGTCGGTCATTCCCGCCACCTTGATCACCGGCCTCAATTCCGATTTGCCTGGGCGGATCACGGCCCAGGTCAGTCAGAACGTCTACGACAGCGCCACCGGCTATCGCCTTCTCGTCCCGCAGGGCGCAAAGCTGTTCGGCCGCTACGATTCCAAGGTGTCATTCGGACAGGAGCGCGTTCTTGTCGTCTGGACCGACCTTATTTTCCCGAATGGGTCAACCCTACAGATCGGTGGTATGGCGGGCACTGACGCAGAAGGTTATGGCGGCTTCCAAAACAAGGTCGACCGACATCTCTGGAGAACATTCGGTTCTGCAGCCCTGGTGGCAATCATCGGGGCGGGTACCGATATGTCGATGCCTGAGAGTTCGACGCTCGCGACGCAGGACACGGCTTCGGATGCAGCGAGACGGAATTTTGCCGCGTCATTTGGCCGCGTAGCAGAAGAGACGATCTCGAAGAATCTGAACGTTCAGCCGACGATTCGCATCCGGCCGGGCTACAAGTTCAATGTGTTGGTCGATCAGGATGTTATTTTTCATTCTGTCTATAGCGGCCGCTAA
- the trbH gene encoding conjugal transfer protein TrbH, translating into MGKIFGFLIVAVLLSGCQTADDAMTTSSTPVTVTGPAASAIAGDLASRLAEQIGPASAATAIKMEKEQSEFATALEAALKGWGYTVVTDGKVAKDVKPIELAFAVEGFDGQVFARVSTPSIALGRAYTPTAAGATPASPLSIMQRN; encoded by the coding sequence ATGGGCAAGATCTTCGGATTTCTGATCGTGGCGGTGCTACTCTCCGGCTGCCAAACGGCCGACGACGCAATGACCACCAGCTCAACCCCGGTCACCGTCACCGGACCCGCGGCAAGCGCGATCGCCGGTGACCTGGCAAGTCGTCTCGCCGAGCAAATCGGCCCGGCCAGCGCTGCGACGGCGATCAAGATGGAAAAGGAGCAGTCGGAATTCGCGACCGCCCTCGAAGCGGCATTGAAGGGGTGGGGATATACCGTCGTCACCGACGGCAAAGTCGCCAAAGACGTCAAGCCGATCGAACTTGCTTTTGCCGTCGAGGGCTTCGATGGGCAGGTTTTTGCGCGCGTTTCGACGCCTTCCATCGCTCTTGGCCGCGCCTATACGCCAACGGCGGCCGGCGCCACGCCGGCCAGTCCGCTTTCGATCATGCAGCGCAACTGA
- the trbG gene encoding P-type conjugative transfer protein TrbG has product MQKTGLIAAAGCMAGLAFVVGAQAQSMTSNEVKGTNISGKWRGTPGLVTTGPDGKVIFLFGETQPSVVCSPLQVCDIELQGGEIVRDVLVGDTVRWKVEPATSGATGGQAIHLIVKPSEPGLLTSMVVTTSRRTYHIQLKSHPSQYMARVGFEYPEDASTKLADINARLETGGIPGTAPDKLNFSYSVSGSAPWKPKRVYSDGVKTYIQFPKSISGQDAPVLFVVSGGQNRIVNYRMKNDMMTVDYAIDKAILVSGVGWRQQKITIRRGG; this is encoded by the coding sequence ATGCAAAAGACAGGATTGATCGCAGCCGCCGGCTGCATGGCCGGACTCGCCTTTGTGGTGGGCGCGCAGGCGCAAAGCATGACGAGCAACGAGGTCAAGGGCACGAATATCTCCGGGAAATGGCGCGGCACGCCGGGACTGGTCACGACAGGACCGGATGGAAAAGTCATTTTTCTGTTCGGGGAGACCCAGCCGTCCGTCGTCTGCTCGCCGCTGCAGGTCTGCGACATCGAGCTTCAGGGCGGCGAGATCGTTCGTGACGTCTTGGTCGGCGACACCGTGCGCTGGAAGGTGGAACCGGCCACCTCGGGGGCGACAGGCGGGCAGGCCATCCATCTGATTGTCAAACCGTCGGAGCCAGGTCTTCTCACCTCGATGGTCGTGACGACGTCACGGCGAACCTATCATATCCAGCTCAAGTCCCATCCCAGCCAGTACATGGCGCGCGTTGGTTTCGAGTACCCCGAGGACGCGTCCACCAAACTCGCCGATATCAACGCCCGTCTTGAAACGGGCGGCATTCCTGGCACCGCGCCGGACAAGCTGAACTTCTCCTACTCGGTGAGCGGCAGCGCTCCCTGGAAGCCGAAGCGGGTCTATTCGGATGGAGTGAAGACCTACATCCAGTTCCCGAAGTCGATCTCAGGTCAGGATGCGCCGGTGCTCTTCGTCGTCTCCGGCGGTCAGAACCGCATCGTCAACTATCGCATGAAGAACGACATGATGACCGTCGACTATGCGATCGACAAGGCGATTCTCGTTTCGGGGGTCGGCTGGCGGCAGCAGAAGATCACCATCCGGCGGGGAGGGTGA
- a CDS encoding conjugal transfer protein TrbF, whose amino-acid sequence MAANRAPDNPYLAARQEWNERYGTYVKAASAWRIVGILGLAMAVIGFSYAMYLSTQVKLVPYIVEVDKLGTAVTAGFPEQIEYADVRVVRATLGNFVTSFRSITPDAVVQKQYIDRTYALLRTSDPSTEKVNAWFRGNSPFEKAKSSTVAIEVNNIVALSNQTYQIDWTEYERDRKGKETGTRRFRGIATVALTAPQDEATIRLNPIGLYVRDFDWTAQL is encoded by the coding sequence ATGGCAGCGAACCGCGCCCCTGATAATCCGTATCTTGCCGCCCGCCAGGAATGGAACGAGCGCTACGGCACATATGTGAAGGCTGCTTCCGCATGGCGGATCGTCGGCATTCTCGGCCTGGCGATGGCCGTCATCGGCTTTAGCTACGCGATGTATCTCAGCACTCAGGTCAAGCTCGTGCCCTATATCGTCGAGGTCGACAAGCTCGGAACGGCGGTCACGGCAGGCTTTCCGGAACAGATCGAGTATGCCGATGTCCGCGTGGTACGCGCCACACTCGGCAACTTCGTGACAAGCTTTCGCTCGATCACGCCGGATGCGGTGGTGCAGAAGCAATATATCGACCGCACCTATGCGCTTCTTCGCACCTCCGATCCGTCGACCGAGAAGGTCAACGCCTGGTTCAGAGGCAATTCTCCCTTCGAGAAGGCGAAGTCTTCGACCGTCGCCATCGAGGTCAACAACATCGTCGCGCTTTCGAACCAGACCTATCAGATCGACTGGACGGAATACGAGCGAGACCGCAAGGGCAAGGAAACCGGCACACGCCGCTTCCGCGGCATCGCAACGGTGGCGCTCACCGCGCCGCAGGATGAGGCGACGATCCGCCTCAATCCGATCGGCCTCTACGTCCGGGATTTCGACTGGACGGCACAGCTTTAA
- the trbL gene encoding P-type conjugative transfer protein TrbL produces MLFGAFAVVTTHPALAQEGSVLTSLQSQITTAAKGWETTVMDAAKSLFWILATIEIGIAAVWLAIQSASLDSWFAELVRRIMFIGFFAFVLAQGPTFAKAVVDSLFQIGAGGGTASPADVFNAGLAVATKMSEKVQFGLFEDNALAISAAFAMVVTVIAFSLVAAIFVSVMVEMYIGLLAGMIMLGLGGSSFTKDFAVRYLVYAFSVGMKLMALVMISRIGSEVLIGLANDPNVGDQFQTALAIAGIAVVVFIVAMYVPNIIQGVVQGASVTGGMETIRHGGQAASFAAGASFLAAGAAGAGFAAAQAARAGGSSVAGAALRGIGASFSSGAQAAGSAAKEKAIGSPGAYAGSILGLANAKLDEQRSGHSGPKPPPERNDKP; encoded by the coding sequence ATGTTGTTTGGTGCGTTTGCCGTGGTGACGACCCATCCCGCGCTGGCCCAAGAAGGGTCCGTCTTGACGTCCCTCCAGAGCCAGATCACGACCGCCGCGAAGGGCTGGGAAACCACCGTAATGGATGCGGCGAAATCCCTGTTCTGGATCCTCGCAACGATCGAGATCGGCATTGCCGCCGTCTGGCTGGCGATCCAGTCAGCCTCGCTGGACAGCTGGTTCGCCGAGCTTGTGCGGCGGATCATGTTCATCGGGTTCTTCGCGTTCGTGCTGGCGCAGGGACCAACCTTCGCCAAGGCTGTCGTAGACAGCCTGTTCCAGATCGGTGCCGGAGGAGGGACGGCATCACCGGCTGACGTGTTCAATGCCGGCCTCGCAGTCGCAACGAAAATGTCGGAGAAAGTGCAGTTCGGCCTCTTCGAAGACAATGCACTCGCGATCTCGGCAGCATTCGCCATGGTAGTGACAGTCATCGCGTTTTCTCTCGTCGCTGCTATTTTCGTATCCGTGATGGTGGAAATGTATATCGGGCTGCTTGCCGGCATGATCATGCTCGGACTGGGCGGCTCGTCCTTTACCAAGGATTTTGCGGTTCGGTATCTCGTCTACGCCTTCTCCGTCGGGATGAAGCTGATGGCCCTTGTGATGATCTCGCGGATCGGATCGGAAGTCCTGATCGGTCTGGCAAACGATCCGAATGTCGGCGACCAGTTCCAAACCGCGCTGGCTATTGCGGGCATCGCGGTCGTTGTGTTCATCGTCGCAATGTATGTGCCAAACATCATCCAGGGTGTCGTCCAGGGTGCTTCCGTCACCGGCGGTATGGAGACAATCCGCCACGGCGGGCAGGCGGCGTCCTTCGCCGCGGGCGCCAGCTTCTTGGCAGCCGGCGCCGCCGGTGCCGGCTTTGCGGCCGCGCAAGCCGCACGAGCTGGCGGTTCATCCGTCGCCGGTGCTGCCCTGCGGGGGATAGGCGCAAGCTTCAGTTCCGGCGCACAAGCCGCAGGCTCGGCCGCGAAGGAAAAGGCAATCGGATCTCCCGGTGCCTATGCGGGGTCCATCCTCGGACTAGCCAACGCCAAGCTCGATGAACAGCGCAGCGGTCACAGCGGCCCGAAGCCTCCTCCCGAACGCAACGACAAACCATAA
- the trbK gene encoding entry exclusion protein TrbK, whose protein sequence is MVRTKALVIAVATILAVGSAGVWFLISEKQEAQERRAKFFGSSKEYPTSGGEKMKVEW, encoded by the coding sequence ATGGTGAGAACGAAAGCACTCGTCATCGCGGTCGCAACGATCCTGGCAGTCGGAAGCGCCGGTGTTTGGTTCTTGATTTCCGAAAAGCAGGAAGCTCAGGAACGCAGGGCGAAGTTCTTCGGTTCGTCAAAGGAATATCCGACATCGGGCGGCGAGAAGATGAAAGTCGAATGGTGA